The proteins below come from a single Salvelinus fontinalis isolate EN_2023a chromosome 1, ASM2944872v1, whole genome shotgun sequence genomic window:
- the LOC129850799 gene encoding coiled-coil domain-containing protein 85A-like isoform X1, with translation MEKATQPQLMVNSAESPTEELSKISDEELLKWSKEELVRRLRRAESVKMSFMLDHGNLIREVNRRLQQHLTEIRGLKDVNQKLQEDNQELRDLCCFLDDDRQKGKRVSREWQRLGRYSAGLMRKEVALYLQKLKELEQRQGEVIRENLELKELCSLLDEERGGGAGQSAGCRSSIDSQSSLSQTGGATLGLLRDVGDGSSTSSAGSTDSPDHPHRKPPHQGSGLGSNPGSNHDKPKGPGPESTGRRHSSTPDYHTIPQACRPRGGSLTSPDPRGLRGPCSPEKHSIFPTRLAAEAHSKPNSAGMLAQKPLLGSGQGLGPNQGSGQSSPDLSQRHRVNAVGVGAGCWTPEPKQALTGTPEHLRKGRVIVGSPEVLRHHNHSTSSEHWKGRYGSSPPAGREWGQMRTTGDELSPHHGSIYNGMNALISAGCCPNTCRSVKLWNSFDAS, from the exons ATGGAAAAGGCGACGCAGCCCCAGCTGATGGTCAATAGTGCAGAGAGTCCGACGGAGGAGCTCTCCAAGATAAGCGACGAGGAGCTGCTCAAGTGGAGCAAAGAGGAGTTGGTGCGGCGGCTAAGGAGGGCAGAATCAGTGAAGATGAGCTTTATGCTTGACCACGGGAATTTGATCCGGGAGGTGAACCGCCGACTCCAGCAGCACCTGACCGAGATCCGGGGTTTGAAG gaTGTGAACCAGAAGCTGCAGGAGGATAACCAGGAGTTGCGGGACCTGTGCTGTTTCCTTGATGACGACCGTCAGAAGGGCAAGCGTGTGTCTCGGGAGTGGCAGCGTCTGGGCCGCTACAGCGCCGGCCTCATGAGGAAAGAGGTGGCTCTCTACCTGCAGAAACTCAAGGAGCTGGAGCAGCGCCAGGGAGAAGTGATCAGAGAGAACCTGGAGCTCAAAGAGCTGTGTAGCCTACTGgacgaggagagagggggaggagcagGGCAGAGTGCAGGGTGCAGAAGCTCCATCGACAGCCAGAGTAGTCTGTCTCAAACTGGGGGGGCTACACTGGGCTTGCTCCGAGACGTGGGGGATGGGAGCAGCACCTCGAGTGCGGGAAGCACGGATAGCCCCGACCACCCCCACCGCAAGCCCCCTCACCAGGGCTCCGGCCTGGGCTCCAACCCTGGCTCCAACCATGACAAACCAAAGGGCCCGGGCCCTGAATCTACAGGCCGTCGCCACAGCTCCACCCCGGACTACCACACCATCCCCCAGGCCTGCAGGCCCCGTGGGGGGTCCCTCACCAGCCCTGATCCCAGGGGCCTCCGGGGGCCCTGCAGCCCAGAGAAACACAGCATATTCCCTACCCGACTGGCGGCTGAGGCCCACTCCAAACCCAACAGTGCTGGCATGCTGGCCCAGAAACCGCTTTTGGGGTCTGGGCAAGGGTTAGGGCCAAACCAAGGTTCAGGCCAGTCAAGTCCTGACCTctcacagagacacagggttaatgcgGTCGGGGTTGGGGCTGGATGTTGGACCCCTGAGCCCAAACAGGCACTGACGGGGACACCAGAGCACCTGAGGAagggtcgggtgattgtggggaGCCCTGAAGTGTTACGACACCACAACCACAGCACCAGTTCAGAGCACTGGAAGGGGAGGTACGGCAGTAGCCCCCCAGCAGGCAGGGAGTGGGGACAGATGAGGACCACCGGAGATGAGTTGTCCCCTCACCACGGCAGCATCTACAACGGCATGAACG